AACCAACGCAGGTACCTTCCTACGCTAATTGCGACGTGCTGTTGCAATACCGTGTGCATTATCTTTGTGACGGGACTAGGGTTATGGATGCGGTTGGAGAATCGTCGTCGCGATCGGAAACAAGGACAAAGACtgagagaagatggagtgGATACTAGTCAGGTCAAGAATGGTAGTAGGAGCATGGAATGGCGGTATTTCCTGTAGATCTTGCATAGGTTGAGGGTTATGGCCGTGGGGAGGATTTTATGTTAGGGCTATGTTGACCACACCCACGTTCGCTATCTCCATGAGAATGGTAGCATCGTCGCTTTGCATGTCCAATCATCACTCATTTGACATCGTGATCACTATTGGCCACTAGTAGAGATAGGGAGCATATCAATCCCCCTATCAAGCTCAATTTTTCTCTATCAATCAagcttccccgcattctTATCAGCGACATCGGTCATCAGTCCGAAGGCCCCTGCATCTCTTAATCCTGGAGATACACCCGGACTTCAACCGCCATTGAGTTGAGTACAGAAATGCTTCACAGCCTTTGGCAGCAGAATGAAGAATCACCCTTGTGAATATCCCGGCTGCGACAAAAGCTTCACTCGCGCCGAGCATCTGCGTCGGCATGCACTCAATCATGAGCAGCCTCGCAAAGGCTTTACGTGTAAACGCTGCACGGTCCACTTTCAGCGTCCAGATCTACTCGGTAGGCTAGAGGCACGTCCAACCTTGATCTGAGTCTCCCGGGCTAACTGACCCAGCTCGGCACATGTTGCGACATGAGAaacgagatgaagaagcggGTGGACCAGGGTTGGGCGTCTTGAACACACGCAAGCGGACTCGCAGAGCGCGCGATGGCACCATCATAGTACGTCCCTCACAGCGAGAGATGCGGTCGGGAGCACGttcgacaacctcctcatccacggGTCAGGATTTAGTggtagaagaggaggaagacccTATGGATGAAGCCCCTATATCTCCGCCGATTTCTGGCACAGACCCAAGCTCTCTATCTATTGTCGAGGCAGATCCATTCTTGGCGCCGATGATGCCAGGCGGGCCTTTTGAGCCATATGTTGAGCCTATTCCAGGACAGTTTGATGCAGCGGACGGATCATTTAATGTCGGATTGGGCGGCATGGGCGACTTCTTTAGCATGGACACAGGTATGCGTCGCACCTTGTTCCAATACGACTTCCACTAATCTAATTGAACATAGCAACCGATTTCAATCTTCCTTTTGCAGCAACTTGTAATTATAATTGGCTGTTCGATGTCGCCTCTCTGGATGATGCCTTTCATCAATTCGATTTTCCACTCGGCTTCGATACAGAACCCTTCCCTGGTACACTCAACACCGAATATAATCAGGCAGTCGACAAGTACGATGGTCCATCGGCCTTGTTGGAGGTAGCTTCCCTGatgaacaaagaagaaacgTCACAATCTACACTGTCCTCTATTATGCCCGATATTCTGGAGACGGACTGGATGTCCGGGGCCTCTTTTCTAGGGCCCGGTCCGACGCCACACTTACCACGACTGTCAGAAAATTGCCGGCGAGGTATCCTATCTCTTGTCATGCAGGTGTCCCCGATAGGTATTGATGGCCGTCCAAGGACGCTGGACTCGCCTCTGCTTACCCTGGGGGCTCTCCAGGGCTATTGTGATCTCTTCTTTACTCGCTTCAATGTTACATATCCTCTGGTGCATCAGCCAACCTTCAACCCAGATACCATTGACCCGATTTTTCTGGCCGCTGTTCTCTTCATGGGAGCGACCTACAGCACGCGTGAAGCGCATCAGCTGGCCGTGGGAATCCATGACAAACTTCGCAGCCAACTTTTGTGCCATGAAGAGTTTTCTCCCCAGCCGGAGTTCTGGGTCTTGCAAACGATGCTCCTCATCGACTGCTTTGGAAAGATGAGGGCGGGTCCCAAGCAGCGCGAACGCGCTCAGCTATTTCATTGTGTTCTGATCAAGCTCATTCGCCGTAGTAACTGTTGCAGTATACAAGACACGCCTCATCTAGCTCGGTCTGAGGATCTGGATCAGGCATGGCGGCAGGCTATGGATGCTGAACAGCGTAAGCGGCTGGCGATGCTGTGCTTCATGTGGGATACTCAGCACGCGGTTCTCTTCTCTCAGTCCCTCTGTATGTCTGCATTTGAGATCCGGTCTTGTTTGCCATGTAGCGCTGCCGCCTGGGAAGCATCGTCAGCTCGAGAGTGGGCGCACTTTGCTGCCCGTGAAACAAACAGACCGTTCCTTACGGTTCTCAAGGGCTACATTACCCCAGGATCTGTGTCTCGACCCCGGGATCTGAATGTCTTTGCCCGCACTGTAATTCTACATGGCTTGATGTCGGTATCGGCCGATCTCAAACGACGAGATCAAACCACACTGCGGTCGGAAACGCCAGAGCGGGTGGGAGCCTGGACTCCACGAATGAGCCGGTCATATGTTCTATGGAAAGTGGACTTTGATGCCGATTGCCTCGCTATGAAGCTGGGACAAACTGCCGATCCACGTCGTTTCACCGGGTTGAAGATGGCAGCCCATGCCCTCTATCATGCATCTTGCCTGGCATTGAATGTGGAAATCCTCGACTTACAGATTGTCGCGGGAGCAATGCAAATTCTAGGACGAACTGTCACTCCAGCGGACCAGTCAAGATCCCAGCAGAATATTAGTCGTTGGCTGCACGAGGATTCGGGACCATCGACCACCGTGGCACGGCATGCATCACATCTCTTGCAAGATGCGGTGTTGAGTCTTCATGATTGGGACCAGGCCGACGCCTTTCATTTCCCTTGGTGCCTCTACTTGGCTACGTTGGCCTGCTGGGTCTTTCATCGGGGCATGGATCCAGCGTCGTCCGAGCCCCGAATGAATACAGACCTGTCTTCACTGATTGTCATGATGACCAACTGTCCCAGTACTACAGAGCTGGCAGCGTTGTCGGGAAAGTACGATCCCAAACCTTTAGTAGCAGCGATGGCACAGCAACTCGCGACTGTCCGATGGGCAGTTGTTCATGATACAATGAAGGTACTTGTAGGCTTATCTTAATAGTGTAATAATTCCATTCTGTGTTCTCCTCTGGCCTTCTATTATTTACTGTAAAAAGGGTAGTCCGTGTATCCTTTCTCCGCCGGGTCAGCTCCATAGAAGGTCGACCGATCATAAGGGTTCAAAGGCAGACCCTCCTTCAACCGTCGAGGCAGATCGGGATTCGAGATGAACCACCGGCCAAATACCACCGCGTCCGCTCCGTCGTCAATCAACTTTGGTCCAGCATTCTGAGGGTTGAAGCTCCCCGCGGCTAGGAAAGCGATGCCGCCCTTCTTCAGCGTGGGTCGGAACACATCCAAAGATGGTCTCTCCAAGGAGAGCGAATCGATTTTCGCATCTTCATCGAGCACCTCGTCAAAGCGAGGTTCAATCATGTGTACGTATGCGGGTCGCACTTCGGCGGGGAGGTTGGCGATTTGCGAGCAAAGTGAGAGCCAGTGAACATTCGGGTTCGAGTCTCGAGTATCCTGGAAGTAGTTGTATGGCGATAGGCGAATGCCTACACGGTCTGCCCCGATGGCCTCGGCGGCTGCCTTCAGTACTTCGAGGACAATACGGGACCGCTTCTCGATAGAACCACCATAGTCGTCTGCACGATTGTTTACATTGTCGTGCAGGAACTGGTCCAGGAGATATCCGTTTGCGCCTTTTGATATCATTGTGAGTCAATTGATTCCTCGTATGGGGGGCACGCCGTTCATACCATGAATTTCAACCCCGTCAAACCCTGCTTCCATGGCTCTTTTGGCGGCAGCGGCATATTCCTGCACAGTCTTCtggatctcctccaccgtCATGGGCCGCGGAGGTGTCGCACTGTACTCGCTACCATCCAATGCCTTTCCAGTAATGGGGATATCACTGGCACTAAGGGCTTGCTTTCCTTCAATGAAAGATGGCACTGTTGCCCGACCAACATGCCATAACTGGCAAAATATGTAGGCGCCTTTCGCGTGTACTGCATCGGTGACCTTCTTCCAGCCGGCGATTTGCGAGGGCGTGAAGATACCGGGGACACCTGGATACCCAGCAGCCTGAGCTGTTAGTTAACGCCGTGACTAGACTAGCATTCGTACATACAAGTCGACTAATCGGAGTTGCCTCTGTCAGCATAAGACCTCCAGGTGACGCTCGCTGCGCATAGTATTCAACGTTAAGTTCATTGGGAACAAACACGCCGTCCGACTCCTTCGTCGATCGCATCCGAGTGCATGGAGCTTGGATAACCCGGTGGCTGAGGGACACCGCGCCCAAGCGTAGGGTCTGAAACAGAGGTCCAACAGTATCGATAGAGCCCATTGTGAAGTAATTGATTGCAGTTAGGATTGGTTTCTTTCCACTGGGTAGAAACACCATGGCTATATAGCCTATCGACACCCCCCGCTCCCATGATTGCGAGGTACGAAGGATGGGACAACAGTGGGATAGGCCATCCTCGGTTTGAATTGTCAATTGAGAGTACATTAATTGTTGTCCCACCCCCACCATAAGCCTAGTCCTGCCCCCCACTCTCGCTCAGGCAGCTGTGAAGTGCTAGTCTCCAGTCTTGGCACGTATAGCTTCATGCCAAAAGCATTGACCCGAGGGCACTTTATCCGAGTACACAACACGCGATATCTTTGGCCCGCTGTTTTTGACTAGAGTCTTAAATAGTACCATTCGATTGGATTTCTCGTAAGATATTGATGATCACGGAGCTGGTGTAGTTATTGGCCTTTGGATATTTCTATCAAAAAACCTGTATAGACATGTAGGCTTTCGTACTGTGAgcgatatatatctcccaTCCATAGCCTCTATACCTTAAATCTCCATTACTAAGACATGTCTCCAAGGATTcaggacaagaagaagctcacAGAATCATACAACATATTATTATCTACAAAAGCTGTTTCAGCAGGATTTTGTTATAAACTGGTAAAATTGTCAATTTGCGAGTAAAAGATTCCTCCCCCTAAATCCCTCTACGCAGGGACTATACATGCCACCGTCAGGACAACACTCCTTGAGTAACTT
This DNA window, taken from Aspergillus flavus chromosome 5, complete sequence, encodes the following:
- a CDS encoding C2H2 finger domain transcription factor, whose protein sequence is MKNHPCEYPGCDKSFTRAEHLRRHALNHEQPRKGFTCKRCTVHFQRPDLLARHMLRHEKRDEEAGGPGLGVLNTRKRTRRARDGTIIVRPSQREMRSGARSTTSSSTGQDLVVEEEEDPMDEAPISPPISGTDPSSLSIVEADPFLAPMMPGGPFEPYVEPIPGQFDAADGSFNVGLGGMGDFFSMDTATDFNLPFAATCNYNWLFDVASLDDAFHQFDFPLGFDTEPFPGTLNTEYNQAVDKYDGPSALLEVASLMNKEETSQSTLSSIMPDILETDWMSGASFLGPGPTPHLPRLSENCRRGILSLVMQVSPIGIDGRPRTLDSPLLTLGALQGYCDLFFTRFNVTYPLVHQPTFNPDTIDPIFLAAVLFMGATYSTREAHQLAVGIHDKLRSQLLCHEEFSPQPEFWVLQTMLLIDCFGKMRAGPKQRERAQLFHCVLIKLIRRSNCCSIQDTPHLARSEDLDQAWRQAMDAEQRKRLAMLCFMWDTQHAVLFSQSLCMSAFEIRSCLPCSAAAWEASSAREWAHFAARETNRPFLTVLKGYITPGSVSRPRDLNVFARTVILHGLMSVSADLKRRDQTTLRSETPERVGAWTPRMSRSYVLWKVDFDADCLAMKLGQTADPRRFTGLKMAAHALYHASCLALNVEILDLQIVAGAMQILGRTVTPADQSRSQQNISRWLHEDSGPSTTVARHASHLLQDAVLSLHDWDQADAFHFPWCLYLATLACWVFHRGMDPASSEPRMNTDLSSLIVMMTNCPSTTELAALSGKYDPKPLVAAMAQQLATVRWAVVHDTMKVLVGLS
- a CDS encoding flavin oxidoreductase/12-oxophytodienoate reductase, whose protein sequence is MVGVGQQLMYSQLTIQTEDGLSHCCPILRTSQSWERGVSIGYIAMVFLPSGKKPILTAINYFTMGSIDTVGPLFQTLRLGAVSLSHRVIQAPCTRMRSTKESDGVFVPNELNVEYYAQRASPGGLMLTEATPISRLAAGYPGVPGIFTPSQIAGWKKVTDAVHAKGAYIFCQLWHVGRATVPSFIEGKQALSASDIPITGKALDGSEYSATPPRPMTVEEIQKTVQEYAAAAKRAMEAGFDGVEIHGANGYLLDQFLHDNVNNRADDYGGSIEKRSRIVLEVLKAAAEAIGADRVGIRLSPYNYFQDTRDSNPNVHWLSLCSQIANLPAEVRPAYVHMIEPRFDEVLDEDAKIDSLSLERPSLDVFRPTLKKGGIAFLAAGSFNPQNAGPKLIDDGADAVVFGRWFISNPDLPRRLKEGLPLNPYDRSTFYGADPAEKGYTDYPFYSK